The Leptospira montravelensis nucleotide sequence TCATGGAAATCCATTGGATTTGGTGCCTGAAATCCATATCGATTTTGGATTTCTTCCCATAGATGGTCCATACAAAGTTTAGAGTTTGGATCGAAGGTTTCGACCATTCGAATCACGAAATTTTGATTTTTCAATGTAGAAAGATGAACTTCCTTATATTAAAATTTGCAAATACTATTTTAAGGTGGTGAGAAATTGAGGACTGTTGTATAGGGAAGTTATTGGGTGGCGGGTGGTCACACCCCACCCAATCAGGGCGGGGATACTTACATCCAACCAGTACCACCCCAAAAAAAAGCCCCCATTCCTGGAGGCTTCTCTTTCAACCGAATTTCTTTTAGAAAATCTTAGTCTTTTTTGGAAGCTGCTTCTTTGATTACATAAGCTGCAATTTCGTTCTTTTGGATTTGAGTCGTTCCTTCGAAGATCGTGAGGATTTTAGAATCTCTCATTAACTTCTCAACAGGATACTCTTTTGTGTATCCGTATCCACCAAAAATTTGAACTGCGTCAGTTGCACACTGAACCGCACATTCAGAAGCGTATGCTTTTGCAATCGCAGAGTATTTTGGAAGGTTAGGATCGTTTGCATCAGAAAGACGAGCTGCTTTATAAGTGATTTCCCTTGCAGTTTCTACTTTGATAGACATATCAGCTAACATGTGTTGCACTGCTTGGAAAGTTCCGATTTTAACACCGAACTGTTCTCTCTCACGTGCATAACGAGCTGCGTGGTCAAGTGCTGCTTGCGCTACACCCACTCCCATCACCGCTACGAACGGACGAGAAGCATTCAAAGTTTGGAGTGCGTAAACGAAACCTAGGTTTTCTTTTCCTACTAATTGTTCTTCGCTCACTTCACAATCTTCAAAAATAACTTGGTGTGTGGAAGAGGCTCTAATTCCGAGTTTATCTTCTTTTTTACCAACAGTTAGACCTTTTGCGTTACGTGGAACATAGAAACAAGAGACTCCACGTGTTCCGCGGTTTTTATCAGTATAAGCAAATACAGTAAAGGCTTGGGCATCAGAGGCACCAGTGATCCATTGTTTTGCACCATTGATGATCCATTTGTCGCCTTTTTTCTCAGCGCGAGTGGTCATACCAGGAACGTCAGAACCAGCACCAGGCTCAGACAAACAGAAAGAAACTCCGAACTTTCCGTCCGCAATTTCAGGAAGCCATTTTAATTTTTGTTCGTGAGTTGCACCTTTTAGAATGGGAAGGATTCCAAGACCAGTGTAAGCAAATCCTAATGCGATCCCAAGGCATCCACGAGAAAGTTCCTCGATAGCTAAACACTGTTCTATCGCACCAAGTCCCCATCCACCGTATTCTTCCGGAATCACAAGACCGTTAATTCCGAGCTCCGAACGCATTTTATTGATGAGTTCAGTTGGGTGTTGGTTTTTCTCATCCCAGTGCAAGGCTACTTCATGCGGGATTTCTTTTTTTACGAAGTTACGAACTAAATCTCTGATCTCAAGTTGTTGCTCTGTGAATTGGCTATACATTCCGGGATGTTCCTTATGAGAATGGGGTATTTACTACCTTTTTTCGTACGACCCTTCCTATGCCAAGGGTTTTTCTCTCTTTACAAGAAAGCAAATCCAATGTAATATTTTCCATTTGTATGGCTAAATCGTGTTCTTTATTCCACAAGCTTCGACAGCTGTCTGCTGTTTTCCTAATCACCGTTTCCTTTGTTTTAGTTTCCTGTGCGGGGCGTCCCAAGTATGAACCCAAGGCAAACTTAAGTTATGCGAACTTTGAAGTTTACTTCCAAGAGAAGTTAGCCGAAAGCAAACGCAAAAACCATAGACCAGGAAACGAAGAACGTTACATCAGTTTTGGTAAAAAAACTCCACTGGCATTTTTATACATTCATGGCTTTGGCGCTTCACGAGCAGAAGGCGAAGAAGTGATGGAAAAATTGGCTAAAAAATTTAAAGCCAATACTTACCTACTACGTCTGCCAGGTCATGGAACCAACAAAGAAGATCAAAGAGATCAAAATTTTAACAACTATTTAGATGCATCACGTGAAGCTTTATATATGATGCAATCACAAGGAGATCGTGTTGTTGTGTTTGGAAGTTCGATGGGAGGCCTACTTGCGACTTGGCTTGCTTCTGAATATCCCGAAGAAGTAGATGGTCTTGTTTTAGCAAATCCATTCTATGCACCTGTAGATGGAAGTTTGAATATTCTAAATTACCCTGGTGGACTTACCTTCATTCATTTACTGAAAGGAAAAGTTAGATCATCATCTCACAATAACAATCCAAAGGTACTACCAGAACGAAATAACTTTTGGTATCCAGAACAATACTTTTCGGCCCTTGTGGGTGTGAATGATTTAAAAAACTATGCTGCAGTTCCTACGGTATTTCGTAAGGTAACTTCACCCGCCTTACTCTTGTATTACTATAAAAATGAAAAAGAACAAGATCCAACAGCGAGTGTTCCAAAAATGTTAGAAGGATATACCAACTTTGGATTAGATAAAACTCCAAATCCACTCAACCGAAAGGTAGCCGTGGAAAATGGAATGCATGTACTTATGTCGAAGTGGGTGATCACTGACAAAGCATTTATTGAGGCACAAACTGAAAAATGGCTCATAGAACTATCTAAGTCCAAGTAAAAACAGTCTATAGATAACTGTAGGCTAATAAATCTACAAAAAGGGAGATTTGATTTCTATGAAAGCATCCAAGGAACGAATTGCACTGGTCACAGGGGCCAACCGAGGGATTGGGAAACAAGTCTCCATTGATCTGGCAAAACAAGGAATCTATGTTCTAATTGGTGCCAGAAATCCGGGAGAGGCCGAAGATACTTTAGCGGCAGTGAAAGCTGTCGGAAAAGGAGAAATCCTCTCACTGGATGTTTCCAAGGAACACAGTATCAGTGCGGCTCTAGATACCATCACAGGTAGTTTCGGTAAACTCGATATCCTTGTGAACAATGCAGGGATCTTTGCCGATCCTGGTTCTTTCTTTGATACTACAAGTGAAGATCTTCATAGAACCCTTCTTGTGAATTTATACGGTCCCCTTCGATTGATCCAAACTTTTTTACCAATGATGATTCAAAACGATTTCGGTCGTATTGTCAATGTTAGTTCAGGAATGGGACAACTTTCTGATATGGGCGGTGGGTATCCAGCCTACCGTATCTCTAAAACAGCCATCAATGCCCTCACCAATGTAGCAAGTGCGGAAGCAGTTGGCAAAAATATTAAAATCAATTCGGTATGTCCTGGTTGGGTAAAAACGGATATGGGTGGGGCTAGTGCTACAAGGCCTGTGGAAAAAGGTGCCGAAACCATTGTTTGGGCTGCCACATTACCTGATGGTGGACCTACAGGAAAATTCTTTAGGGATAAAAAAGAGATAAGTTGGTAGGTGGGGGAGCCACTTTCGTCTCAATAGCTTCCCGCTATAAGTAAGACGATTTTGACCAAAACCTAAAATGGATTACATAAAATATAAAGTTCTACTTTTACTCTTACTTATATCAACAAATCCAATATTTGCGAAAATCATTGATACCTCAACGTTAGAAGAGGATGATATTATTTTTCATGAATCAAACTTATAGCAAACAACTGCATTTAAATTAGAAAAAAAATCTAAATACAAACATGTCGGAATTATTTTTAAATATGGAAAACCCTTTAAAGTAATTGATTACAGTGATGGAGCGATATGTAAATTCTCTGTTAGGAGTGGTTTATTTTTTTTGTGACAAGTTTGACAATGTCGTCAAAGGAATTCAGGTTTTTAGCTTCTTCGTTACTAATTTCTATTTTGAAATTATTTTCCAACCTTTCGATGATTTCAATATCTGCAAATTCATCTGTATATTTCCATAAAAACAAGATTAATTGAGGAAACATAGCGACGTTTCTTGAAAAGAAAAATACCAATATAGTAAAAAACTACCATTAGAATTGTTACATAAATTATCATTTTAATTTATAAACTTATTTTGCTTTTTAGTTATTTCATTTACTTTTAGAAAATAATCGTTTTCGAATGATTGAAATATTTTTTAATGAAGAACGAAACAAGGTCCGGCAAACACCTTGTTTTTCGGTAACTAAACTCTGGTTCCTACCCAATCTTTCCGAGTAACTTATCTAACTCCAAATAACATTCGGCCATACCATCAGCCGCGCCTGATTCCACCATCATCTTACAAACCTCTGGCGACGCATAACGACAGAGATGAGTCATCAGTGTCCGATTCCCTTCGCTTGTAAATGTGCGAGATTCGAAAGTAGCATTGGGATCTTCGGGAGCATTTTGATCAAAAGTCGACATATCAAAAATGTAATTTTCTGTATTGGCCAATTTCTCAGGAATCACAACCTCTCGAAATGTTCCGTATACTCCTGATTTGTTTCCGTCTTTATCTGCATAGAGATACAAGTATTTGCCACCTACTTTCAGATCTTGTTTACAAGTATCAAGAACCATACCTTCGGGACCGATGAGCCATTTTTTCATTAACTCCGGTTTGGTATGACAATCAAAAACCAACTCCCTTGGTGCAGAGAAGTACCTTGTAAACACAACTTCTGTTTCACTTCGCTGTTCCATCTTTACTTCATTTTTCTCTGATTTCATTTTTTCTTATCCCCTTTCGTTTGAATTGTTTGTAATTCTACAAGTAGTCCATCTAACACCTGATACCTTTTTTCCCACATCTGGCGGTATTTTTCGATCCAATCGATTGCTGTTTTGAGCGGTGCTGTTTCCAACCGACGGGGCCTTTCTTGGGCTCGGACAGTAGTGGAAATAAGGCCTGCCTCTTCCAAAACTTTAAGGTGTTTGGAAATGGCGGGTTGGCTCATCCGAAAGGGTTTGGAAAGTTCCATAACGGTTAAGTCCCCTTTCGCAAGGCGCATGAGAATGGCCCTACGAGTGGGGTCAGCAAGAGCAGAGAATGTAGCGTCAAGAGTTTGCATAACTAAATGGTTATATAAAAATCTAGCTATATACATGATAAAAGTCAAATCTATTTTGAGAGAAAAAGAGGAAAACAATTACTTATTGAGACGGGTTTTTCAGTATTTCTTTCGTATGATTCCAAGGTTCCCTTTAAAACCGGATCTCGAACCTGTCTAAAGAAAGATCAAAACTTAAATGAAACTACAGAAATCCATACAATTTCTCAATTGGACCGGCAAAGTAACCAATGTACGTTCGCAAATTTAATAAAAACAATATAGAAATCGCAATTGTTGATTCAGAAGAAACGCTGATCAAAGACGGTTCCACGGCCTTGGACTTTTTTGCCACCATTCAATACGATTCGGGGTGTGATCGTTTTGTATTGAAACAATCACATTTTGTTTCAGACTTCTTTGAACTAAAATCAGGAATTGCTGGTGAAGTATTACAAAAAATAGTCAACTACAGAATGAAACTGGCAATTGTAGGTGATTTTTCTATCTATTCTAGCAAAAGCCTAAGTGATTTTATCTATGAAATGAATTCAGGGAAAGATGTTTTTTTTCTGAAATCAGAAGAGGAAGCCATCGACCGTTTAGCTAATATTTAATGGAGATCTAAGGCTAAATTCAAAGCCGGAGTAAATCCTGTCAATTTAGAGGTTTGATTAGGTCCCCATTCTTCTGAATCAAAAAGTCGATGATCGCATGACTTTCAGTAGGTGAACTAAAAATCCGATTGGGTAAAATCAACGCCTGAATGTTCGAAATATATATGTAAAGAGCCTCTGGTCCAATGGACAATCTAACAAGATTTTCATAGGGAATTTTTGACTCCACGTTTTTGGTTTGGGTCAGTATGTATAAATCTTCAAATCGAATGATAAGTTCCGATTCAATAAATTCCCTCCCTTCCGTATAGAATTTGTTAAAGTATTTAATCAACTTCCTTTTTCGAGTCAAACGAAGATACACATAATATAGAAGGTTTAAAAACAAATACAGAAGCGCAAAAATGTTAATTTCTTTGGGGTATGTAGTAAAGAATATCACAACAGAAATAATGGTAGTCACGGACAAAAAGATTTCTGGGTAGAATTTCTGATATCTAGTACCAAAGGAATTGTGATGATATAAGGAAAACAATGATAAGTCTTCTAATTTTTGAATATATTTAAATTCATTCATTCCGGGTCTCCACTCTTTCAGATTTTATCACACCTAACAGATACCACTATAAATTCATCAAGCGGCTTCTTTCCCACGAGCCACTTCTAAAAATGAAAACTAATTTTAGGAAAAACAATTAATTGCAACAAAATTGAAACTATTTCGAGAATATAGCAAGTTATACTAAAGTCAAGACAGAACCCATTTTTATAGAATAGTTCTATTACAAAGAAAATACATTACGTTCAAACGGGACCAAGGAAAAAACCAAGTGACTATAATCTGAACTACTAATTTATCTATAAATAATTCTTGCACTCCATTATAATTAAATTCATGTTAGTCTGTATTTTAAAAAACTACTCCTTTACCTTATTTTCCTTTGGAACTCTAGAATAGGATACTTTGAATACTATGTGGAAAATCACTCAAAAGAGTCTGCTTTTTGTATTGATGTTCCTAATCAAAACTATTTGATTCCTGGACTAAATACTGAATATCAGATGGTCAGCGGAATTTATCCCTGCGACGATGTTGATTATTTTAAGGTGAATTTTAAAAACCAAAAGTTTGCATTGGATTACCGAGCAGAAGCAGCAAATTGGTTTCATATTCTTTTGGAAAATTCAAATGATATGAATGCCAAAATATCTTTCAAATTCCGAAACATTTATTTCCTCGTATACTTCGAAAACTAAAGGCGAAACAACCTTATTTCGAAAACAGAATAAATGATTGTAAGGAGCTCTTCTTGCGTTTACTTTCTTGTTTTATCATTTATTTTAAAAAAATCTTAATCGAAGAAACTTGGCAATTAAAACTGTAAAACGATACATATACCTTTTTCTATTTTAAAAAAAGAAAGGAATTGGCAATATAGTCATTTATTAAAATAATTGGCAGAGTCAAAGGCCAGCTAACAATGTTTGTATTTGAAAAAGCAAATCACAATTTTAGAAAACCAATCCTTACCTTGGGTTTTATATTAGTCTCAATGGTAACATTATTCTTTGATAATATTGATTCCTATGCATTTACACCCAAAAAAGAATTTGGTTCCAGTTTATTTGTTTCCTTTTTCTTTAACTCTTCTCTTTCGGAATGGTTTACCAATGCTATTTATTTATACATGTTTGCAGACAATATTGAAGATGTTGTCGGTCATTTTTATTTTTTCCTTCTCTTTCTATTCTTTGGAGTTCTCGCAAACCTAACATATTTTTTATTCCATATGAATTCCATTGTTCCAATTGTAGGAACTTCTGGAGTCATCTCTGGAATTTTAGGAATGTATTTTGTATTTTTCCCTAACGTAAAAAGTACGATGGTTTTTGAACGTGCCAGTTTCCGCGACGTTCCTATTTTAATCAGTTTGAGTATTTGGATTCTCATCCAATCCTATTTTTATATCGTAGAATTTCATTATCATACAAGAAGCACGTATGCGGGTCAAGTTGTGGCATTTTTAACAGGAGTTATCATAGCCCAGTTCTTTGTTCGTAACAATTTTTTAGATCGATTGGAACAAAATATACGCATTTCTACTTTTATTAACAAAACTGTCCTTTGCCCTTCATGTAACAAACCAATTCCTGCAAAAAAATACGGAAGAATTCATTGTTCCTCATGTAATACAAATTTCTTTTTCGACCGGCATGGAAAAAAATTTCTTTAATACTGTTTATTACTTTTGGATTGCCGGCAAATGATTGATTGTATGATGAATTATAGTTTTATATTTTTTTAATATGTATTTACCACTTCCGCTTCGTTCGTTCAGAGATGGCAAAAATCTTTTTGGGGGAACTAATACCTTTTAATTTGTGTTCCCCAAGTTCTTCCCAACGAATAGGAATTTGTTCTGCCAAACTTTCGGAGGCCAAAACTGCTTTTCCCAATTCTCCACACATACCAGCAATGCGACTCGTTAAATTGACCGCCTCTCCAATCACAGTAAAGTCGAGTCTCTCGGTTGAGCCAATGTTTCCATAAAGGATTTCCCCAGAATGCAGACCAACTCCATGATGAATGGGTAATTTTTCTTCTAATTCTCTGGTTTGATTATGTAAAAATAACCTTTCACCTAACTTTCGAACAGCGAGAAGGACTTTTTTTCCAACAAAGGTTTTATTGGATTCGGTATAGGGAAATACAGCTAAAATCCCATCTCCCAATAATTTTAAAACTTCTCCTCCATGAGCTTCGATGAGTGGGATGGCTAGTCCAAAATAATCATTTAATAACTGTATGATTTCCGGCGGTGATAACTTTTCACTCATTCCAGAATAATTGCGTATGTCCGAAAACCAAATCACTGATTTGATTTTGTCAAGTTCCCCTAAATAAATTTTTCCAGAATACACTGTCGAACCAGTGCGTTTTCCCAAATAAATACTGAGCAATGATTCCGTTAATTCATTTTGGATGAAGTTCATCCATTGTAAGGAGAGTATCTTTAAAACTTGGTTTAAAAAAATTTGTTCTTCGTTAGACCAACCATTCGTTTTGTCTGTTACTAAACTTAAAAAAGCATAACTGACCCCTTTTTGTAAAATGGGGACTGCTAAATATCCAGTGGCACCCAACTGAGCCAAATCGTCGAGGATTGGATAAGGTCTTGATTTTCCATGATTTCCCGCAAAATCAAAGTAATACGGTTTTTTTGTAGACATCACATGTTGTACAGGACTTACAGCAAATTGAGAAGACTGCAAAGATCCCAATCGAAATCGCACTTCACGAAGATATCCATTTTCAGATTCGATGGTTGACCTTGAATGTAACAAAGGAGTGGTGGAATCATCAAAATATTCTAATTTTCCTTTAGGAACCCAAGTATAAGACAAAGATTCCACTTGCGGATGTAGGGTACGCGTCCCCATATTGACACGTACAATTTGAAACCCTTGATTTTGTAAATATCCAATCCCTTTATCAAAAAGTTCGACAGAAGATTTCAAACCAGGCAATTCATTCGTATACCATTCTATAAATTCAGCGATCATTTTCCTATTTGACTTCCAAAGTTCACATATTGTCTTCTATATTAAGAAGATTGAATATACAACCATCTTGAACAATTGCAAGGAATTATTTGATTTATGAGATAAGTGGATAAAAGGGAAGGAAATAGAAAGAAAACATCATACCCTGCCAAATGACAGGGTATGCAATTTACAAAACTTATTTTAGTTTTGCATCTAAACGTTTTTGTACAGCTTCCATAAATTGGAAAGTATCCAATTCTTTTTTAGTAGCTGCTGTAGAAAGAGAAAGTAAGTCTTTTGTCATTTCACCACCTTCGATGGTTTCAATGATTGCTTCTTCCAGTTTCACTGCAAAGTTTACTAGTTCTGGAGTTCCATCTAGTTCCCCACGTTTTGCAAGAGCTCCCGTCCAAGCAAAAATAGATGCCACAGAGTTTGTAGAAGTGGTTTCTCCTTTTTGGTATTTACGGTAGTGACGAGTCACGGTTCCATGTGCTGCTTCGTATTCGTATTTTCCGTCTGGAGACACAAGAACAGAAGTCATAAGACCAAGGGAACCAAAACCAGAAGCAACCATATCACTCATAACGTCACCGTCGTAGTTCATCATCGCCCAAAGTTGTCCACCTTCGTTTTTCATGATTTGCGCAACCGCATCATCAATGAGGTAGTAACTATAAGTAATACCAGCAGCCTTCATTGCAGCTTCTTGTTCTTTTGCCATTTGATCAAAGATATCACGGAAACGAGCATGGTATTTTTTAGAAATAGTATCTTTTGTTGCAAACCAGATGCTGATTTTTTCAGACAAGGCGTAAGTGAAACATGCCTTTGCAAATGACTTGATAGATTCATCAAGGTTATGCATTGCAAGCGCAACTCCCGCACCTTTAAAATCGTTTACAAGTAGTCTTTGTTTTTCTTTTCCAGAAGCATCTGTGTAAACGAGTTCTACTTTTCCTGGACCATCTACAAGAATTTCTACGTCACGGTAAATATCACCGTAAGCATGTCTTCCAATTGCGATTGGTTTTTTCCAAGAATTTACAGCAGCCGGAATGTTTTTAATGATGATTGGTTTACGGAAAACAGTACCATCAAGGATGGCACGAATCGTTCCGTTAGGTGATTTCCATTCTTGTTTTAGGTTGTATTCTTTCACTCGGTCTGCATTTGGAGTGATGGTTGCACATTTAACCCCTACACCGTGTTTTTTGATTGCGTTAGCAGAATCAACAGTAACTTGGTCATCTGTTTTGTCGCGGTATTCAACACCTAAGTCATAGTATTCCAAAGTGATGTCTAAATAAGGGTAGATGAAACGATCTTTAATTTCTTTCCAGATAATTCTTGTCATTTCATCGCCGTCTAACTCAACAAGCGGTGTTTTTACTTTAATTTTTCCCATTGATTTCTCCTAAACTCATTCAATTTTTGATTCGCATAAAAACGTTTATGTGGGATTTACCATATGTAAATTCCACAGGTAGTGACAAAACTCAGTAGAATTATTGATCGCTCCTGAAATGGTATGAATTCCCGTAAGGGATGTATATCTTTTTCTATAAGCATCTCGTTCAGAAATCTGAGAAAGTTTTGTTTCCAATTGGACGAGAACCTCTTTCCAAGATTCACATTGTTCTTTCACCTGTGGGTCGGTTGCTTTTATTTTAAGATCTGTTGCCTTGGTGATCTGAATTTCCCAGAAATGAGATGGAAATGCCGGTGGTCTATACCTGTCCCGAATGGCTTCCAAATCCTTTTCAATGTCTTGGTCTTTAAAAACAGTAAAAAAGAAAAACCCGCTGATTCGTAATGAGAGAGGAAGGAAAAAACTAAAATTGCGATCGTAAGAAATCATCTGATGGAGAGTCCATTCTGCCGATTTCCCGCTATTTCTTTTATCGACAAAGGCCTTGGCATCAAACGAAGCCAATTCATCAAAACAGTATTGGGCAAACCGGAGTTTCTCTTTCCAGAATATTTCTAATATCTCTGTGACCATGCCTGTTTCGTTCATCTTGGATAGGGGAAAGTATTTTTCAAGTGAGAATCCTTTTTTAAGAACCAAAGTCAAAATTCTTCCACCCCGAAAAGTATGAAAGAAACCGAAGTCCTCTGGCGAGAGCTTGTGACAAAAAAAGAAGAATTCTTACATATCTTAAGAATTCTGAATCATTATTATGAAATGCGGGGAGAAACGAAATCCAAACAGTTTGCGTTTCGTCGTTCACTGGCCGATTCCGCACCGGAATCAGTACAAATTTTTTTTTCTAGACTGGGTCCTTTTGAATACCAAGTGGCTTGTCGAATTTTGCCAGAGGAACAAATCGAAACCTGGATCCATATCGATGGAATTGCAGAAGAAAGAGAAAGGTTAAAACAAATTGGCAATACAGAACATCCTGTCTTTTCGCTCGTTTGTCTGGGAGATTTGTTTGCACTAACTCTACCAAGCACCATTTCCATTTAAAGGGAATCCCTAAGAAAAATCTTGATTCTTTTCGAGTACCCGTCAGGATTTGCCGGTGTTTCGGCAATTCCTTCGACTCGTTTGTTTTTGTCTGTTGGTGGCAGTGCTGCCGGTGGAAAACTTACTAGCCCAAGATTTTAAAACACAACATTTCCCTGATGAAGGTTACCTGCAAGCTTGGAACTTTACCTTTCGAAATGAAAAATACAATCTTTTTGCAACCTTTCTAGTTAGTAATTTTGGTCCCGGATCACATAACAACGGTATATCTCTACTTTTAAAACCCAAAGACCAACCCGTTTTTTATTCCACTCGTGAATTTGATTCCGATGAATATGATTTTAAAAAAGGTCAGTTCTACCAAAGGAGTGGGGAGAATTGGATGGAATACAAAAACGGTATTTATTCCTTCTATATGAACTACGGGGATTGGGAAATCAAATTAGACTACAAACCCAGACGTGGTTCAGTGCCCATATCTCAAGGTAAATATCCTTTAAAAGATGATGGTAAATTTGTCCAAGCAGACATTCCATTTTCCTACTCGCAAGTAACAGGCACCATTCGATACAAAGAAGTTACGGAAGAGATCAAAGGTATTGGTGGTTTGGAACATATTTTAACAAATGAACCTGTGTATCAATTTTCAAAAAAATGGGAACTTGTAAGATCCATCACTAAGGATGGATATCGAATTTTTACAGGTGGGTTTGTTGGAACACCAAATTTTCCTGGTAGTTTTTTTAGGCGAGTGGCTGTCATCGACAACACTGGTCATTTGGTTTTAGAAGCGACAGTGGAACGAGTTGAAGTTTTGGACTGGGAAAAAGAACCTACTTCTGGTTATACGATACCAAAAAGAGAGGTTCTATATTTTAATGAAGGAAAATGTTCACTTCTTGTCAAACGAACTAAACCAATTGCAACGATGAGTGCTTTAGAAAACATTTCTTCGTTTTTAAGATTTTTTATCCAATTGTTTTTTGCCAAACCTTACCAGATCCATTGGCACGCAGATCTTAAATTAGATTGTCCCATTTGGTCAGGTGAGGCAAAAGGATACCATTCTAATTACTTAATCAATGAATGAACTGTAAAAGCGAATGTAGACGAAATTT carries:
- a CDS encoding LIC_13246 family protein; its protein translation is MKETEVLWRELVTKKEEFLHILRILNHYYEMRGETKSKQFAFRRSLADSAPESVQIFFSRLGPFEYQVACRILPEEQIETWIHIDGIAEERERLKQIGNTEHPVFSLVCLGDLFALTLPSTISI